The following is a genomic window from Phaseolus vulgaris cultivar G19833 chromosome 6, P. vulgaris v2.0, whole genome shotgun sequence.
tataacaaaataaaaggtaaattgattaattttttaaaatataagaatgaATTTGTACTAAATTTTGTACTACAGAAACTTTATCATggatttctttttctatttttttttcaattccagATTTTCTGTAATGAAGAACAATTATGGAATTTCAgaaatttattgatataaaataaattaatatttcaattgttttgttttaaattagatttatgAGGATTTTTTTCTTAGGTTTATTCAATTTCTTTAACAAATGTGtcgaggttttttttttcttataccaAACTTATTTTCTCTTACATCGAGTAGTAAATGGCAAAACTACCCTTGTTACATAAGAGAAAGGAGCAGCAACCGAAACTAGTCCTAATCCGCACCTGGTTACAAAACAATATCTGACCGTAGAAACTTTCTCATCAACGTTTCTTAAATGTTCATTTATTAGTCCACGGATCATGAAGAACAACCGTCGATTACTCCTAAATCCAACGGTAGAGATCTGATTTCAAAAACACGCCAGCACCCTCTTCCCGCTCCAATAAATACCCCAATCTTCCTCTTCTCTTTCATTGCATTTTGAATCTGAAACCTCAAATCCCTAAATTCGAGTTTGTTGGAAAGTTCTTTGAAAAATGTCTGGCCGTGGAAAAGGTGGTAAGGGTTTGGGAAAGGGAGGCGCCAAGAGGCACAGAAAGGTGCTCCGCGATAACATTCAGGGCATCACAAAACCTGCAATTCGTAGATTGGCTAGAAGAGGAGGCGTCAAGAGAATCAGCGGTTTGATCTATGAGGAAACTAGAGGTGTGCTCAAGATATTCTTGGAGAATGTGATTCGAGATGCAGTGACTTACACCGAGCACGCAAGGAGGAAGACTGTAACTGCAATGGATGTTGTTTATGCGCTCAAGAGGCAGGGAAGGACTCTCTACGGATTTGGAGGCTGAACAgttctttcttttgtttttctatggttCCATTCTTATGAATGTTTCTAGTTCTAGGGTTCTATTTTTGTAATAGGGACTTGTTTGGTTTTACTACGTCTGATACATAATGTGaaacttttgaaattatatGGATTAACATTCTCTTTGTTGGAATTACTGTTGCAACCTTTCTTTAATTGATAGTGGAGAACACAAAATCTACTCCTAAAGAAGAAACTGAATACATTTATACATTAGACTGCATTCTAAGGCTGAACTTGAATTTTGTGCAATGATATCACCAATTCATATTTACGCCATGGATTGGattctttaatcttttctttGAGACCTTTGTTAGGATCCATTAAATTACCCATTTATAATCTATAAATAAATGAcatgaataatatatattctTAAAGGCTTGTTTCAAAAGTATTGTTTTTCTTTccattttacaaaaataattttttagttctactctatgaaaaaatattcaaaCTTCTAAACTAAATAAACTTTTCTAATTCAAATTGTTAACTAATTTAatataaagacaaaaataaataaaaattaaggaaataatatcattaaaagTTCACAGAattctttaatcttttcttcGAGACCTTTAAATTACACCTATTTATAATCTATAAATAAATGACATGAATAATTTATATTCCTAAAGGCCTGTTTCTAAAACAATGTTCTTTGCattttacaaaaatatctttttagtTGTACTATATGAAAAATAGAATCAAACTACTAAACTAAATAAACTTTTGTAATTTATATTgttaactaattaaaatataaatataaagacaaaaataactataaataaaaattaagaaataatttcatttaaaattcaCAGAAGTCTCCATTAGAGAATAATAAAAGTCTGCCTTCCAAGTTAT
Proteins encoded in this region:
- the LOC137831455 gene encoding histone H4, with translation MSGRGKGGKGLGKGGAKRHRKVLRDNIQGITKPAIRRLARRGGVKRISGLIYEETRGVLKIFLENVIRDAVTYTEHARRKTVTAMDVVYALKRQGRTLYGFGG